GGTCTTTGGCTTCAATGGCGACACAGATATTTCAGATGCGAACCCGGAAGATTTACCTAGGAACACGATAAACGGCGAATTGCTCTCCATTTCCTATCTCGACTATGTCGTTCTCGATGAAGCTGAGTACCGTGTCCGGTTGTTTCCAACGGAAGGTGAGCTGCCCGATCCGACACCTACTCCCCAACCGACACCCACTCCAGAGCCCACCCCTATTCCTGTTGCACCAGATCCTGGGCTCATCAACTTACCTCCTCCAGATCTTCCCGCAGACTACGATTGTGTTGCGCCACAAAACGTCTTTGACAATGGGCAGGCAGCTACGGGTTCAAATTTTGTAAATGATTTTTTGATCGCTGAATGTATAACTGGAACAGGCGAACTGGACGTTTACTTTGCTGTTGGCAATCGCGATGAGTTTGTTATCACAGAAAGTGATGATTTAACGGTCTATGTTGAAGATACTTTCTTTCCCGGAATACCTGATCGCCTTTCCAGCATTGAACGCATTGAATTTGACGATGGGGTGCTTGCACTCGATGTCAATGAAACCGCAGGGCAAGCCTATAGATTGTACCAAGCAGCCTTTGATCGTGAACCCGATACTCCGGGTCTGATATTCTGGATCGGCGTGCTTGATGCAGGTTCGGTTGATTTGCAAGGAACGGCCGAGTTCTTCATGCAATCAGAAGAATTTGCACAGCGATATGGCACAGCAAGCTCAATTTCGGACGAACGTTTCATCGAGTTACTGTATAATAACGTGCTTCATCGAGATCCCGACCAGGCCGGATATGACTTTTGGACAGGTGTTCTCGATGACGGA
This DNA window, taken from Sulfitobacter pacificus, encodes the following:
- a CDS encoding DUF4214 domain-containing protein, translating into MADFDSDNTYTDAQNLGELVIDDTNFPSAFEGFDVQGSVGFDEDEVWGNPGVYIADDTGSFGYTTLFFYSPERSSTALPNADPIDYFQFTPNGVEKVEVNFRIFENQDGFSSLVVVPVSGVSNTAGAIVYNTSAPEDDLSDEATALDPDAYPSFKAREDLFVSGYSIGEDLNGVEDRVQHYSLDPIGGEATATWTLTGDPVTFAVFGFNGDTDISDANPEDLPRNTINGELLSISYLDYVVLDEAEYRVRLFPTEGELPDPTPTPQPTPTPEPTPIPVAPDPGLINLPPPDLPADYDCVAPQNVFDNGQAATGSNFVNDFLIAECITGTGELDVYFAVGNRDEFVITESDDLTVYVEDTFFPGIPDRLSSIERIEFDDGVLALDVNETAGQAYRLYQAAFDREPDTPGLIFWIGVLDAGSVDLQGTAEFFMQSEEFAQRYGTASSISDERFIELLYNNVLHRDPDQAGYDFWTGVLDDGNYSRERTLVDFSESPENQSNVIDVIGTGIWLPDFSYLGS